The genomic window GATTTACCAACAGAGATGGCAAAGTCTTCGTCGTTCATTGCAAGGATATTCTTGATTGCGTAACGAAGACGTTTCCCCGGGCTAGAGAAATCAACATTTTCTATAGGTATTGTGATAATTTTATTTGACATACATCACAAACATGCAAATACTTATTTTTATGTCCTTTTACATACGATTGTGGAGAATTGTGGCTCTATCGCCTATAAATTACAATCTTAAAATAAAACTTCATAGCGGAAAAATCCTTTTTAATTGCATTGCATATCGATCATTTATTGGTAAGCCAAATAGAAAACTTGGCAATCCGGGATTACTGAACCTCAAACTATGAAATGTAAACGAAAATTCACAACCACAAAAAACTTTTGAAAACTGTCCGGAGTCGGTCCTATTGAAATGGTTTGATGATCAAGATCCTGAATATTCTTTGAAATCCTTAAGTTCCTTGCGCAATAAGATCGGAATCGCGTTCGAGTACAAACTGCAGAAAGAAAAGATACCAAAGCAGCTTCGAATCGAAATTTTCATTCGAAGACTAATTCTTAAAAAAAGAATGTTACAAAGACGATATGATTGGACTCGAAAAGAATTAAAAGTTACCTTTTCCGAAAAAGTAAAATTACAGACGAGGCTAGATGAAGACAAGTTTCTTCTCGACTTAGCACTAAATGAGATCAAAAGAATTCGGAGTGAATTAGATTCGTTTAATCATTCTCCTAAAAGAAATTAGATAATCATACATAGTTTATTCCGATCGGATTTGTTTTTACGTTTAACTAAACAATGATTTCGAAATCCTATTTCGCGGAAAAAACTTCTCCTAATAACTCCGAGACGATACCGGCCCCAGCCATCGAACCGGAAGCGGCGGCCAATATAACGGAATGACCCATCGTAACATTGTCTCCGCAGGCAAAGACCCCGTCCACTGTAGTTGCACCTCTTTCGTTTACTTTGTAAAAACCGAACTGAGTTTTTTCGCAACCGAGCTCTTCTCCGATTTGTGACTTGAGTTTGAACGGTAAGAGCGGTTGAAAGAACGCGACTTCTCGTTCAACGACTTGACCGCTTGCGAGCGAAATTCCTTTGAGTTGTTCGCCTTCATGCACGAAGCCGACGATCGGATACTCAATTAACCGTATGCTTCTTCTGTTTAAAAGTTCTTTTTGTTCCTCGCTGAACACCGCCTTTCCATTCGTAAGCAAGATCAGATCGGAAGCCAAGTCGTTTATCAAAGATACCATGTGAAACGTCATTTCGGAATTAGAGATCAGAGCGATTCGAGAACCGCGAATTTCGAATCCATGACAATACGGACAATGAAAAATCGATTTTCCCCAAAGCTCTTTAA from Leptospira yasudae includes these protein-coding regions:
- a CDS encoding LIC_10907 family protein produces the protein MKWFDDQDPEYSLKSLSSLRNKIGIAFEYKLQKEKIPKQLRIEIFIRRLILKKRMLQRRYDWTRKELKVTFSEKVKLQTRLDEDKFLLDLALNEIKRIRSELDSFNHSPKRN
- a CDS encoding NAD(P)/FAD-dependent oxidoreductase, encoding MKLDSEVLIIGGGPAGLSAALSLGRMSRTALVCDDNRPRNAPSSHLNNFPTRDGIHPAEWRRLVKKDLEKYKTISFFEGSVLSVEKSASGFTAKFSSGDRASFKKVVLAYGVEDRPLLLPGFKELWGKSIFHCPYCHGFEIRGSRIALISNSEMTFHMVSLINDLASDLILLTNGKAVFSEEQKELLNRRSIRLIEYPIVGFVHEGEQLKGISLASGQVVEREVAFFQPLLPFKLKSQIGEELGCEKTQFGFYKVNERGATTVDGVFACGDNVTMGHSVILAAASGSMAGAGIVSELLGEVFSAK